CGCCGGCGGCCAACCGTGGTCGATCCCGCCCGGCACCCCTTGCGGAGCACCCGCCCGCCGGGGCCGGGACGGTTCTGCGGCCCATCAGGGGTCAGCTGCTGGTATGTCGGTGGCCGGGCTCGGCACCCGGCGCGGTTATCCTGACGGAATGCGACCGCTCAGGTACTCCATAAACGTCACGCTGGACGGGTGCTGCGACCACCGCGGGCCAGTGCCGGACGAGGAGCTGCACCGGCACCATGCCGAGAACCTCAGTCGGGCCGACGCGCTGCTGCTGGGTCGGGTGACCTACCAGATGATGGAGTCGGCGTGGCGGCTGCCGATGGCCCCGGGGGTGATGCCCGACTGGACCGAACCCTTTGCCCGGACGATCGACGCGGCCAAGAAGTACGTCGTGTCGAGCACCCTGGACCGGGTCGACTGGAACGCCGAACTCGTGCGCGGGGATCTGGAAACGGCCGTGCGGCGGCTCAAGGAGGAGCCGGGTGACGGGCTGTTCGTGGGC
Above is a window of Micromonospora yangpuensis DNA encoding:
- a CDS encoding dihydrofolate reductase family protein; the protein is MRPLRYSINVTLDGCCDHRGPVPDEELHRHHAENLSRADALLLGRVTYQMMESAWRLPMAPGVMPDWTEPFARTIDAAKKYVVSSTLDRVDWNAELVRGDLETAVRRLKEEPGDGLFVGGVQLPQALAELGLIDEYEFVVHPRLAGHGPTLFAGLSTPVDLKLVGRKEFDSGAVAMRYQSKG